Proteins encoded together in one Camelina sativa cultivar DH55 chromosome 9, Cs, whole genome shotgun sequence window:
- the LOC104713277 gene encoding prolyl endopeptidase has protein sequence MLTAFASHARSHVFAFVTVPTITRRLRINTLSSRRISSLSSSSSLLISKENFSNHRPKSLVLLRSRSCSTSAVMGSSSVFGDLLQYPSARRDDSVVDDYHGVKIVDPYRWLEDPDAEEVKQFVENQVKLTDSVLEKCETKEKLRQNITKLIDHPRYDSPFRQGNKYFYFHNTGLQAQSVLYMQDDLDAEPEVLLDPNTLSDDGTVALNTFSVSEDAKYLAYGLSASGSDWVTIKLMKIEDKKVEPDTLTWVKFTGITWTHDSKGFFYGRYPAPKEGEDIDAGTETNSNLYHELYYHFLGTDQSQDILCWRDHENPKYLFGAEVTDDGKYLVMSISEGCDPVNKLYYCDMTSFAGGLESFRGSSSFLPFIKLVDNFDAQYSVISNDETIFTFLTNKDAPKYKLVRVDLKEPNSWTDVVEEHEKDVLASACAVNGNQLVACYMSDVKHILQIRDLKSGSLLHQLPLDIGSVSDVSARRKDNSFFFSFTSFLTPGVIYKCGLANESPEVKVFREVTVPGFDKEAFQATQVFYPSKDGTKIPMFIVAKKNIKLDGSHPCLLYAYGGFNISITPSFSASRIVLSKHLGVVFCFANIRGGGEYGEEWHKAGSLAKKQNCFDDFISGGEYLVSAGYTQPSKLCIEGGSNGGLLVGACINQRPDLFGCALAHVGVMDMLRFHKFTIGHAWTSDYGCSENEEEFHWLIKYSPLHNVKRPWEQQSDHLVQYPSTMLLTADHDDRVVPLHSLKLLATLQHVLCTSLENSPQTNPIIGRIEVNAGHGAGRPTQKMIDEAADRYAFMAKMVNASWTE, from the exons ATGCTCACAGCGTTTGCAAGTCACGCGCGTTCTCACGTTTTCGCATTTGTTACCGTCCCAACAATCACGCGCCGCCTCCGTATAAATACCTTATCATCACGTCGCATAtcgtctctctcctcttcttcttctcttctcattaGCAAAGAAAACTTCTCCAATCATCGACCCAagtctcttgttcttcttcgttCTCGTTCTTGTTCGACCTCCGCGGTTATGGGATCTTCTTCTGTGTTCGGCGACCTGTTACAGTATCCTTCTGCCCGTCGTGATGATTCCGTCGTCGATGACTACCACGGCGTCAAGATCGTAGATCCGTACCGTTG GTTAGAGGATCCTGATGCTGAAGAAGTGAAGCAATTCGTGGAGAACCAAGTGAAATTGACAGATTCTGTGCTTGAGAAATGCGAAACTAAGGAGAAGCTCCGTCAGAATATAACCAAACTTATCGATCATCCGCGTTACGATTCACCGTTTAGGCAAGGGAATAAGTACTTTTACTTCCATAACACTGGCTTACAGGCTCAAAGTGTGCTTTATATGCAG GATGATCTTGATGCTGAGCCAGAGGTTTTGCTTGATCCGAATACTCTTAGTGATGATGGAACAGTGGCTTTGAACACCTTTTCTGTTAGTGAGGATGCTAAGTATCTGGCTTATGGTCTTAGTGCTAGTGGTAGCGACTGGGTGACAATTAAGCTGATGAAGATCGAGGACAAGAAAGTGGAGCCTGATACTTTAACATGG GTTAAGTTTACCGGCATTACGTGGACACACGACAGCAAAGGATTTTTCTATGGTCGCTACCCAGCTCCCAA agAAGGAGAGGATATCGATGCTGGCACCGAGACTAATTCTAACCTTTATCATGAGCTGTATTACCATTTTCTTGGCACCGATCAATCTCAAGATATCTTGTGCTGGAGAGATCACGAGAATCCTAAGTATCTGTTCGGCGCTGAAGTCACTGATGATGGGAAG TACTTAGTCATGAGCATTAGCGAAGGTTGTGACCCTGTCAACAAGTTATACTACTGCGATATGACTTCATTTGCAGGAGGTCTTGAGAGTTTCAGAGGAAGCAGCAGTTTTCTTCCATTCATAAAGCTTGTTGACAATTTTGACGCGCAATATAGTGTTATCTCTAATGATGAGACTATATTTACTTTCTTGACAAATAAAGATGCCCCTAAGTACAAATTAGTCCGGGTTGATCTAAAGGAACCAAACAGTTGGACTGATGTTGTTGAAGAACACGAGAAGGATGTCCTAGCATCAGCTTGTGCAGTCAATGGGAATCAACTGGTCGCATGCTACATGAGTGATGTAAAGCACATTCTGCAAATTAGAGACTTGAAATCTGGTTCCTTGCTTCACCAATTACCTCTAGATATTGGTTCAGTATCTGATGTTTCTGCTCGTCGCAAGGACAACAGCTTTTTCTTTAGCTTTACTAGCTTCCTTACTCCTGGTGTGATTTACAAGTGTGGCTTAGCCAATGAATCTCCAGAAGTTAAGGTGTTCCGGGAGGTTACTGTACCCGGATTTGATAAGGAAGCATTTCAAGCCACTCAG GTCTTCTATCCCAGCAAGGATGGAACAAAGATACCAATGTTTATTGTGGCCAAAAAGAATATTAAGCTTGATGGATCACACCCATGTTTGCTCTATGCATATGGTGGGTTTAACATAAGCATAACACCGTCATTCAGTGCTAGCCGCATTGTGCTTAGCAAGCATCTCGGTGTTGTTTTCTGCTTTGCAAACATCCGGGGTGGTGGGGAGTATGGTGAGGAATGGCACAAAGCAGGTTCACTTGCCAAAAAGCAGAACTGCTTCGATGACTTTATTTCTGGGGGAGAGTACCTCGTGTCTGCTGGTTATACACAACCGAGCAAGCTGTGTATTGAAGGTGGCAGCAATGGTGGACTCTTAGTTGGTGCTTGCATAAACCAG AGACCAGACCTTTTTGGGTGTGCTTTGGCTCATGTGGGCGTCATGGACATGTTACGATTTCACAAGTTCACCATAG GTCATGCCTGGACTTCTGATTATGGCTGCTCCGAGAATGAAGAGGAGTTTCATTGGCTGATAAA GTACTCGCCTCTGCACAATGTGAAGAGGCCATGGGAGCAACAAAGTGATCATCTAGTTCAGTACCCATCCACTATGTTACTGACTGCTGATCACGATGACAGAGTTGTGCCACTTCACTCTTTGAAGTTACTTGCG ACGTTGCAGCACGTGCTGTGCACAAGCTTAGAGAATAGTCCACAGACAAACCCCATAATTGGTCGTATAGAAGTCAATGCCGGGCACGGAGCTGGTCGTCCAACTCAAAAGATG ATTGATGAGGCAGCTGATCGGTATGCATTCATGGCAAAGATGGTGAATGCTTCATGGACCGAGTAA